In the Syngnathus scovelli strain Florida chromosome 16, RoL_Ssco_1.2, whole genome shotgun sequence genome, one interval contains:
- the septin9a gene encoding septin 9a isoform X5 has protein sequence MTDTAVPDAAAVAAYSDRAPTGPVVDFTYVGIDAILEQMRRKAMKQGFELNIMVVGQSGLGKSTLMNTLFKSKVSRKSVMATAQEKIPKTIEIKSISHDIEEKGVRMKLTVIDTPGFGDQINNENCWQPIMKFINDQYEAYLQEEININRKKRIPDSRVHCCIYFIPPTGHCLRPLDVEFMRRLSKVVNIVPVIAKADTLTLEERDFFKKKIREELRANGIDIYPQKEFDEDAEDRTINEKIREMIPFAVVGSDQEYQVNGRRLLGRKTKWGTIEVENIAHCEFAYLRDLLIRTHMQNIKDITSSIHYEVYRVRRLNENNTAMTHSNGVPDHHLTAHEI, from the exons ATGACCGACACGGCGGTGCCTGACGCCGCCGCGGTGGCGGCGTACAGCGACCGAGCACCCACGGGCCCGGTGGTGGACTTCACCTACGTGGGGATTGACGCCATCTTGGAGCAGATGAGGAGAAAGGCCATGAAGCAAGGCTTTGAGCTCAACATCATGGTTGTAG GACAAAGTGGCCTGGGCAAGTCGACTCTAATGAACACGCTGTTCAAGTCCAAAGTCAGCCGCAAGTCTGTGATGGCCACCGCCCAGGAGAAGATCCCCAAGACCATTGAAATCAAATCCATCAGTCACG ATATCGAGGAGAAGGGAGTGAGAATGAAGCTGACGGTTATTGACACGCCTGGCTTTGGAGATCAGATCAACAATGAGAACTG CTGGCAGCCCATCATGAAATTTATTAACGACCAGTACGAGGCATATCTGCAGGAGGAGATAAACATTAACAGGAAGAAGAGGATCCCGGACTCCAGAGTCCACTGTTGCATATACTTCATCCCGCCGACTGGGCactg TCTGCGGCCTCTGGACGTGGAGTTCATGAGGCGTCTCAGTAAGGTGGTCAACATCGTTCCGGTTATTGCCAAAGCGGATACGCTCACCTTAGAGGAGCGGGACTTCTTTAAAAAGAAG ATCAGGGAAGAGCTGCGAGCCAACGGGATCGACATCTACCCTCAGAAAGAGTTTGACGAGGACGCCGAGGACCGAACGATCAACGAGAAGATCAGG GAGATGATTCCGTTTGCCGTCGTGGGCAGCGATCAAGAATACCAAGTCAACGGCAGGAGGTTGCTGGGGAGGAAGACCAAGTGGGGAACCATTGAAG tggaaaacatagcccacTGCGAGTTTGCCTATTTGCGGGATCTACTCATCAG AACCCACATGCAGAACATTAAGGACATCACCAGCAGCATCCACTACGAAGTGTACCGCGTGAGGCGCCTCAACGAGAACAACACGGCCATGACTCACAGCAACGGCGTGCCCGACCATCACCTCACCGCCCACGAGATCTAG